GACGAAATTCATCTCGCTCTCTCCGTCCGGCTGAGATATATCGGGTCCGGTATTACCGCCCCTGTGACCCAGGACCTGCCCGATGTCATCCCATCTGCTGCGTTCCGGGGCCGCCTGAAAATTGATACCGAAGCAAGGCGCGTCTTCATCAATGATGAAGAGTTAGACCCACCCCTCAGCCTACCCCAATATCGCCTGCTAGAAATGCTTTATATGAACTCTCACCGTGTGTGCACGCGTGAAGAAGTCGTTGAAAAAGTTTGGCCAGAAGCAATGGGCGAAGGTGTCAGCGAACAGGCGATTGATGCGCTGGTGCGCCGTCTGCGGGACCGCTTGGCCGAGGCTGACGAAGATTGGCAGTATATCATTACTGTACGTGGGCATGGCTTCCGTCTGGATAACCCAGACTAATTGCACCATCTATAGGCTTGTAAACGAGCCATCTAAAGGGCGGCCAGAGCACATTTTCACCCTGCCGCCCTATATTTCCCCTTCTACGCCACAGATAGAAACGATACAGTTCGTAATATTCCTTAATTACGTGTTGCTGCGTATTTAGTTCGTCACTTTTAAGTCTTAAAATTCAATATAACAATGAGCATTGTCTTAAACTGCATCTACACTCTCTTTATCCTTGTTTTACTCCAACATAGACGCAGGCGTTTTATAATCTAGCAAATGTCCATAATACGGGATCGTCGTATGCCGACACAGAATTCCAATGAGGGTTTGACAAAAGGCACTAATCCAACTCAATCAGCCCACAATGAAGATGCACTTGTTGATCGCATAACCGATACAATGACGAAGATTGAATCTCGTTCAGACGTTTCCTCTGTCGAGATGGATATGCTTAGCGATATCATCCAGGAAATTCAGGCATCCAGGAAAAACCTCAAACGGCTTCACCAAGTCAGTGTGAAGACATACGATTCGATTGAAGAGATGTTCCATGAATATCTCAAAATTGGATGCGAAATTCTCCAACTAGAACTGGGTATCATCAGCAAGGTAACCACCGACGAAAACAAATATGTTGTTAAGAGCGTCTACCCGGCTAACAAGGGAATCCTTAAAGAAGACATTTTTGAGCTTAATGCAACATATTGTGCAACGGTTATCCAGAATCGGGAAACCATCACCTATTCTGAAGTCGGCGCTATAGAAAGTATGGCGACCCATCCCGTATATTTGAATATGGGGTTAGAAGCCTATATTGGCACTCCCATTATGGTTGAAGGCGAGCTCTACGGCACGCTCAACTTCACCTCTCGCGCACCGAGAAAAAATCAGTTTGGCAATCTAGAAGCCGAATTTGTGGAAATTATGGGGCAGCAAATTGCCTCAGCCATCGTTAATGAGCGAGCCGCAAGGCGCAACCGGGAAGTCCAGACTTATCTGCAAAATAACGAAGAACTTCTACGGATGTTCGTCAAACATACGCCAGCAGCGATTGCGATGTTCGATAAAAATGTTCAGTATCTCATCTGCAGCGACCGCTGGAAAGTGGACTATAACATTGAAGACCAGGAAGTCATCGGCAGAAGCCATTATGACGTCTTCCCGGAAATTGGTGAGGATTGGAAAGCCATTCATCAGCGTTGTTTGCGCGGTCACGTTGAGCGCTGCGAAGAAGATCGCTTCCTGAGAGTGGATGGCTCTGTCACATGGCTGCAATGGGAAGTCAGGCCCTGGTATATTGCCGGTGAAATTGGTGGGATCATCATGTTCACCGAAGTCATCACGCAGCGAAAAGAAGCGGAACTGGCTCTAGAGCAGCAAAAAACGCTCTATCAAACCCTGGTATCTCATCTGCCTGATATATCGACCATTCTCTATGATAAAGCGCTGCGTATTTCCATCGCGGATGGTGCTTATATAAAGCGGCTCGGCTACGATTTAGAGGCTATTCTTGGGAAGACCTTACTTGAAATCGTACCAGAAAGAATCGTGAGCACATTGGAACCGTTATACCGGCGCGCACTCGACGGAGAAAGCATCCAGCTCGAGAATAAAGCTACGGATGGCTCTATCTACGATGCACATTTCGTCCCAATACGCGATCCTGAAGGCGATATTACGCATGCGCTCATCACGGTACAAGATATTACCGTCAGGAAGAAAGCCGAGCTTGAGCTCCAGAGCCTGAACCGCAAACTCGTGCGTATGAATGAAGAAGTCCAGCAGTTTGCGTATATCGTATCGCATGACATGCGCGCGCCGCTGGTGAACCTGAAGGGCTTCGCCAGTTTATTGCTTGAATCCACTGAGAAGATTCAAGAAGTGATGTCAGGTGTTGAGCTTGAAGACGAACAACAAAAAGAGGATTTAGAACAAGCTCTGACAGACCGAATCCCAACAGCGGTGAAATTTATCTTCTCGTCTGTTGATCGCATGGATCGCTTCTCACAATCCATCCTTGAGCTTTCTCGGATTGAACGCCGTTCTGTGCAGTACCATAACATCGAAGTCCAACCGATTGTGCAACAAATCGTATCTTCTTTGAGCCATGAGTTGCAGAATAAATCAATTGATATTGCCATTGATGAGTTACCAGCTATCTATGGCGATGAAATTTCCGTTGACCAGATTTTTGGTAACATTATCAGTAACGCTGTGAAGTATCTACCGAAAGACCGGACTGGTCATATCAAGATTGGCGCGGAGATCAAAGACAACAAGGTCCTCTTTTCTGTGAAGGATAACGGTGTTGGCATCGCAGAAAAAGATTATCAAAAGGTATTTGCCCCCTTCCGGCGCATTGGTAGGAATACAGTAGAAGGCGAAGGCATGGGGTTGGCCTACGTACAGGCCCAGGTCAGGCGACATGGTGGCGAAATCTGGTTCGAATCAGAAGTCGATAATGGGACAACGTTCTATTTCACGCTGCCCAGTAAAAACCTCAATGAGGATAATCCTTAGTCAGATGAGGTCGTCTCATATGGCTTCAAGGGGAACAAAAGAACCTGTAGCGCTTAACCTGAATGAGGGGCATTGCACCTAAAAGCAGGATTCTGCGCCTAGAGTCCATACATCATTGATAAACTCATCTAGAGTGTATTATTCGCTCGTACATAAACTCTATAGCAATACGAACAAGGATGCCCGAGAGCGTTCACGAGGTATGCAATAAATGACTGAAACGCCAGAAAAAGTACGTGTACTCTATATGGAAGATGACGCTGGTATTGCGTATCTTTTGCGTCGAGAGTTGGAAAAGAATAATTACGACGTCACGATTGCGACCAATGGTGCTGACGGCATGGAAGAAGTGCAGAATAATACTTACGATATTCTGCTGGTCGATCATCAAATGCCTTATGTGACGGGCATCGAAGTCATTCGGCATCTATCCAATGAAGAAGATATGCCACCTGTGATCGTCCTGACAGGTGCTGGCAGTGAAGAAATCGCCGTTGAAGCGATGCGTTACGGAGCGGAAGATTACATCGTCAAAGATGTGGATCAACGTTTTTTACACCTGCTGCCGACCTTGATTCAGCGTGTTTTGCATAATCGAGAAGTGCAGGAAGCCCAAAAACGTGCCGAACTCGCACTACAGGTTGAGCAAGAACGCTCTCGCCTGCTAGCGACATTCATTGAGAATGCATCCCATGAATTCCGCACGCCCTTGACGATCATTGCTACCAAGCTGGACCGCCTCAAGCGCATGTTTGACGATCCCCAGGCAAACAAACAATTTGATGGCATCCAACGTCAGGCCGATAATATCTTGATGCTGGTCGATAACCTGATCACTATGGCCCAGCTCGACCGCACAATGACACTTGAACGAGAACTGATCGACATCAATAAGATCGTCATTCAGGCGCTGTCACAGTTCGAAGAAGAAAATCATAGTAATCTGACAATAGAACTTCACCTGGCAGACGAACCCTTAAACCTCCAGGCGAACAATTATTACCTGTACCTGGCGTTGACGCAGCTCATGAATAATGCGGCCTCATTCTCAAGAGAAGAAGGCTCGCAGTTGAGGCTCTGCACAGGGTCAGATGGCAATCGCGTCGTCGCAAGGATACAGGATACTGGCATTGGCATGAGCAAAGACGATCTGTCCCGTATTTTTGAACGCTTCTATCGCATCAACAAAGCCCACACGACAAGGGGCTTCGGTCTGGGGCTTCCCATCGTCCAGCGCATCATCCAACTGCACGATGGGACGATTGACGTTCAAAGCGAAATCGACAAAGGGACGACGGTTACAATCTCATTCGCAAAAGCATGAGGCTTATCATGGGCGGTTAGCAAGCTGCCAGCTACGCCCTGGCGTATCTGTTCTGAATACCTCAATATTCCCTTGGTCAGCCACAGTGACATAACAGTTACACCCATCGTCCCCACCAAAAGCAATATTGGTACAGTTTTTGCCATGTAACGTCACTTCTCTGAGAACCTCCCCCGACGGAGAGAGTATCGCCACGGTCCCTTTACCAAATCGCGTTACATAGAGGCGACCTTCAATATCCGTGCGCATGCCATCCATGCCATAATCCGGGAATTCAATGAGCAAGCGTTTATTGCTCACCTCTCCATGGGAGGATAAATCATAGGCCCAGATGCGCCTTTGGACCGTTTCATTCACATAAAGGGTCGTCTCATCCGGGCTGACCTCAATGCCATTCGTTGTACCCATGTCTGTTTCCAACAATGTCACTTGGCCGTCTGTGTCGATTCGCCATATTTGCCCATTGTCCTGGCTCCAATTGGGGTCGCTGGCATAGATGATGTCATTGGCACCCATGGCGATGTCATTGGGCTGGTTCATAGTCGGTTCATGGGCGAAAATGCTGATCTCACGCGTTTGCATATCCACTTTTAAAATATTGTGGTTGACGTAATCCGCGATGAACATCTCGCCAGCACGATTAAAACGAATACCATTCCCAATACTGCCGTTGGCTAGTTCCAGGAAGATGCTAGCCTGCCCCTCTGGCGTCACCTTGCCGATTGTGTGCTGCCGCTCAAAATTAACGGCATAAAGATTGCCTGCCCTATCACAGCCAGGGCCTTCAATACCCTCTGTAAAGCTCCCCTGAGGTGTGAATACGCGGCTTACGAACAATGATTCTTCTGTCATTCCAACTCACTCAGCCTAAGAATATGGGTAAAACAGTCACAGCAGCCCAGCCAACTGCCGCCATAAACAACGAAACCAGGCTCAGCCGGACCTGCTCAAACTTCGTCATGACAATATCTGACTTCGCATGGACCTGCGCGAGGATTGCTTCTTTCAGTTCATCGTCCGATGAAGTTAAATAGCGCTCGATATAATCCTTCTCTTTGAACTTGACAATATCCGCGAAGAAAAACAAATTTGCCGAGCCCCGCGTCCCAGAGCGAATACGCGGCATAATCGTCATCAGCGCAAATATGAGGGAGAGCAAAATTGCCCCAACGACGAGCACTTCGAGCAGTAACACCCCTCTTTCAGCAATCGAAGCACTGCCATTCAAGATCAGGCCGAACTCATTCAAAGGGAAGTTCGCCACAGCTGCTAAAAGAATAGCATCGACACCCAGGATAAGCTGCGCTTTGAGATCCGCATGGCGAATCGCACCGTCCATCTCCGTACCCAGACTATTGAGGATACGCGTGTAATCGAAAGTTGCAGAAGCTGAATTTTCCGGAGGCAAAACCTCATGGTCTAACGGCTGCATAGGCTGACTCACTTCACGACTAGGCGATGAAATGGTTATACTGATAAATATTAAATTGCACAAACAAATAACGAGTTTCAGCTAACTAAGTCCACATATTTTGCTTACGTCCCTAAATTCACTATACTTGCCCCGTCCTGCAAAAATGACCCATCCACACGAATAGGTGTGTGAAGCAATCCCTATGAGTAATCTCTTTGAACTATACGACCTGCGCATCACAGTAGAAGCCATAGAAGGCCGTTCCGTTTGCGATATGCAAGTGGGCGATACATTTGAAGTCACAGAAAGCTGCAAAATTCGCATTCCTGAAGGGAAGCACTTTTGCATGTACGCGCTCAGCGCTGTGCTGCCCATGCTGGCCGCAAAACAGCGCGAATTGGCCGAAAATGATTGGATGGCGCGGGATTCACTCGTCGCCTGCCCGGATCCTGAAGAACGGCTCATTATGCGCATTGAACGCATTCAAAAGCGCACGATGGATAGTGATGAACTCACGTGACAGCGCAAACCTCTATGCACGAAATCAGCATTGCATTCCAAACAGATAAACGCGCCTCAGACTACGTCGCTCTGGCAAAGTTGGTGAATCCATACGCCTTTGATGCCGTCAGCGTCTACTGCGATGCGCCATATCATCCCAGCTACGGGCCGCTGATGCTGATGGCACCCTATATCGAACATGCACGCCTCGGCCCGGCGGCTGTCAGCCCATCGCGTATTCATCCGCTGGATGTTGCAGCACAGGCTGCCCTGTTAGCGGATATTGCCCAGGCTGGCACATATATTGGCTTTGCACGCGGCGCATGGTTGGCAGATCATAGTATCAGCGAGACAAAACCCGCTGTACAAGCTATCCGAGAAGCGGTCGAAGTCGTACAGCAACTGCTCAGGGGTGGCGCAGGCTATCATGGCCGTGTTTATGACCTGGCTGATCACGTCAAAGCACCGTATCCGCTCCCAGAACAGCCAATCCCGATATTAATTGGCACATGGGGGCAAAAACTGTGTGCTGTCGCCGGTGAACTGGCTGATGAAGTCAAAGTTGGCGGCTCCGCAAACCCGGATATTGTACCCGTGATTCAGGATTATATTGCTGTTGGCGAAAAAGCCACTGGACGAGACATAGGCTCAGTCGGTGTGGTGATGGGCGCTGTCAGCGTCATTGATGACGATCGTGAACAAGCCCGGCAGGCCGCTCGCCGCTCAGTTGCGCTCTATTTACCTGTCGTCGCCGGATTAGATCCGACCGTCAGCGTTGAGCCGGAGCAAATGGCTCGCATACAACGATATGTGGAGCAAGAATCCTTTGATGAGGCAGCAGCGCTTATCTCCGATGATTTATTGGAACGGTTCGCTTTTGCAGGCAATGCTCAGGATATTATTGAGCACTGCGAGCGGCTCTTCGACGCTGGCACACGCCGCATCGAATTCGGCACACCACACGGGTTGCAATCAGCAACGGGCATCCGTATCCTCGGCGAACAGGTCCTCCCGGCGCTGGCAAACTGGCGCGATTCGTAACAACGCCTAATAAAAGAAAGCAGCAAAGAAGGCAACTATGAAATTCAGTTTACGGCTGAACAATGATCTCCCCGTGCAGACGTACGTCCGGCTAGCCCAACAAGCCGAAAAAGCGGAATTTGATCAATTCTGGGTGAGCGATGACCTCTTCCTACGCAGTGCCCCGGTCATCTTGAGCGCCGTCGCGGTCGCAACAACGAAGATTGAAATTGGCTCCTGCATCCTGAACCCTTATACGCTCAACCCAGGCGAAATGGCGAT
The Phototrophicus methaneseepsis DNA segment above includes these coding regions:
- a CDS encoding Pycsar system effector family protein codes for the protein MQPLDHEVLPPENSASATFDYTRILNSLGTEMDGAIRHADLKAQLILGVDAILLAAVANFPLNEFGLILNGSASIAERGVLLLEVLVVGAILLSLIFALMTIMPRIRSGTRGSANLFFFADIVKFKEKDYIERYLTSSDDELKEAILAQVHAKSDIVMTKFEQVRLSLVSLFMAAVGWAAVTVLPIFLG
- a CDS encoding LLM class flavin-dependent oxidoreductase → MTAQTSMHEISIAFQTDKRASDYVALAKLVNPYAFDAVSVYCDAPYHPSYGPLMLMAPYIEHARLGPAAVSPSRIHPLDVAAQAALLADIAQAGTYIGFARGAWLADHSISETKPAVQAIREAVEVVQQLLRGGAGYHGRVYDLADHVKAPYPLPEQPIPILIGTWGQKLCAVAGELADEVKVGGSANPDIVPVIQDYIAVGEKATGRDIGSVGVVMGAVSVIDDDREQARQAARRSVALYLPVVAGLDPTVSVEPEQMARIQRYVEQESFDEAAALISDDLLERFAFAGNAQDIIEHCERLFDAGTRRIEFGTPHGLQSATGIRILGEQVLPALANWRDS
- a CDS encoding TIGR04076 family protein; translation: MSNLFELYDLRITVEAIEGRSVCDMQVGDTFEVTESCKIRIPEGKHFCMYALSAVLPMLAAKQRELAENDWMARDSLVACPDPEERLIMRIERIQKRTMDSDELT
- a CDS encoding GAF domain-containing sensor histidine kinase, translating into MPTQNSNEGLTKGTNPTQSAHNEDALVDRITDTMTKIESRSDVSSVEMDMLSDIIQEIQASRKNLKRLHQVSVKTYDSIEEMFHEYLKIGCEILQLELGIISKVTTDENKYVVKSVYPANKGILKEDIFELNATYCATVIQNRETITYSEVGAIESMATHPVYLNMGLEAYIGTPIMVEGELYGTLNFTSRAPRKNQFGNLEAEFVEIMGQQIASAIVNERAARRNREVQTYLQNNEELLRMFVKHTPAAIAMFDKNVQYLICSDRWKVDYNIEDQEVIGRSHYDVFPEIGEDWKAIHQRCLRGHVERCEEDRFLRVDGSVTWLQWEVRPWYIAGEIGGIIMFTEVITQRKEAELALEQQKTLYQTLVSHLPDISTILYDKALRISIADGAYIKRLGYDLEAILGKTLLEIVPERIVSTLEPLYRRALDGESIQLENKATDGSIYDAHFVPIRDPEGDITHALITVQDITVRKKAELELQSLNRKLVRMNEEVQQFAYIVSHDMRAPLVNLKGFASLLLESTEKIQEVMSGVELEDEQQKEDLEQALTDRIPTAVKFIFSSVDRMDRFSQSILELSRIERRSVQYHNIEVQPIVQQIVSSLSHELQNKSIDIAIDELPAIYGDEISVDQIFGNIISNAVKYLPKDRTGHIKIGAEIKDNKVLFSVKDNGVGIAEKDYQKVFAPFRRIGRNTVEGEGMGLAYVQAQVRRHGGEIWFESEVDNGTTFYFTLPSKNLNEDNP
- a CDS encoding SMP-30/gluconolactonase/LRE family protein, which produces MTEESLFVSRVFTPQGSFTEGIEGPGCDRAGNLYAVNFERQHTIGKVTPEGQASIFLELANGSIGNGIRFNRAGEMFIADYVNHNILKVDMQTREISIFAHEPTMNQPNDIAMGANDIIYASDPNWSQDNGQIWRIDTDGQVTLLETDMGTTNGIEVSPDETTLYVNETVQRRIWAYDLSSHGEVSNKRLLIEFPDYGMDGMRTDIEGRLYVTRFGKGTVAILSPSGEVLREVTLHGKNCTNIAFGGDDGCNCYVTVADQGNIEVFRTDTPGRSWQLANRP
- a CDS encoding hybrid sensor histidine kinase/response regulator, with protein sequence MTETPEKVRVLYMEDDAGIAYLLRRELEKNNYDVTIATNGADGMEEVQNNTYDILLVDHQMPYVTGIEVIRHLSNEEDMPPVIVLTGAGSEEIAVEAMRYGAEDYIVKDVDQRFLHLLPTLIQRVLHNREVQEAQKRAELALQVEQERSRLLATFIENASHEFRTPLTIIATKLDRLKRMFDDPQANKQFDGIQRQADNILMLVDNLITMAQLDRTMTLERELIDINKIVIQALSQFEEENHSNLTIELHLADEPLNLQANNYYLYLALTQLMNNAASFSREEGSQLRLCTGSDGNRVVARIQDTGIGMSKDDLSRIFERFYRINKAHTTRGFGLGLPIVQRIIQLHDGTIDVQSEIDKGTTVTISFAKA
- a CDS encoding FHA domain-containing protein, yielding MSKPSEYPAVVILDGDMAGQHWILEDEVTTVGRDDICTIVIPNRRISRQHIAIKRMPDDRYIVEDLESKNGTWHNGNRLEGSRDLADGDEIHLALSVRLRYIGSGITAPVTQDLPDVIPSAAFRGRLKIDTEARRVFINDEELDPPLSLPQYRLLEMLYMNSHRVCTREEVVEKVWPEAMGEGVSEQAIDALVRRLRDRLAEADEDWQYIITVRGHGFRLDNPD